CACCCGACATTCCTGCCACGTCTACGCCTAAGAAACAGAAGGTGAATGGAAACACCCTGTCCTCAGACACTACACAGATACTGGAGGGGCGATACGAAGGAAGCGCTTACCACAGAGATGGCACGAGAGTAGGTTGGTACTACTCCAACTGTTTATGTTTCCCTCAAACAATGTACACATTGTGTTACATAAAGCCAAAAGACTTCAACTGGTACCTTATGTTCTCTCCAGATGTGCAGTGTGATGTGTGCAGGACTAACCTCCCTGATGgtcgctccatgttctgtgtgtggaTGAGTATGCGTGGCCAGCAGGGGGCACTGTTGCAAACAGATCGATCACAGCACGACCAATCAGGAGTTAGTCTGGGAGAGGTCAATGGCAATATTTAGTTAGGATGGCACATATTATTTCTTTatcaaaatattaaaagtgGTGTTCTGCCTTCAACTCCTTATTCTGTACTGCTTTCCTCCCTTAGAGGATTTGTGAGGCTTTGCACTCCACCATGGATCTTGAGAAGTCTCGAGCCTGTGACGGGCAGTTTGAAGAAGAGTACCAGCCTCTCAACCCTGTGGGTAAAGGAGCCTTTGGTTTTGTCTGGGAGGCAATGAGACGCTCTGATGGATTAGAGGTAAGAAAAATGTTTCATTGTTGCAGAAACACGTCCCACTGTTTTTTGCATTGAGATTTGCCTGGGTAATATGAGTGTTGTGGTGACGTAGCctcttttgatgtgtttttgaaatTGTGCAGGTGATAGTGAAGTTTATTAGGAAGGCCAGGATAGTGAGTGAGTGCTGGGTAGATGACCCCATGCTGGGACGGGTCAGCCAGGAGATTGCCATACTGACACGAGTACAGCACCACAACATAGTCAAGGTAACTGGGTTGTCACATCAGAGCCTTTTAAgacacaaagttgtaaaaaaaatctattagtTTGctcagtgtgtgtctctgtgtgcgtcACTAGGTGCTGGAGGTGTTTGAGAATGGGTATTACTTCCAGATGGTGATGGAGAAACATGGGGATTGCTTGGACCTTTTTGATTTCATAGACATGCAACCAAGACTGGATGAACCCCTGGCCAGCTACATCTTTAGACAGGTAAGTACATGGGCAAGAAAATACACATGACCAAAGAGTCAGGAGAGTGGGCTCAGAAATGTGAAGCGTTAACTTGTTCCTTGTTCAACTGGAGGTTCTTTCTCTCCCCAGCTGGTGGCTGCTGTCTTCTATCTGAGGAATAAGAACATCCTTCACAGGGACATAAAAGATGAGAACATCATCATCGACAAAGGTTTCCACATTCGACTGATAGACTTTGGCTCTGCTGTCATGATGGCTCCCAAGAAGCTCTTTTACAACTTCTGTGGCACACTGGAGTACTGCTCCCCGGAGGTGCTTCAGGGAAATCCGTACGTACATAATACCTGTGAAGGTTGTTACTTTTCATTGAGCAGCAAATATGAATTATCATATTGGTCCCCGTTTTTATAGGTGGTTTAGTTTAAAAGGGGATAACTGTCCCTATTGTGCTGACATAGAATCTAGGTCAGAGCAGAGTTTTCCAGTCCTGTGTGACTATTATGACCCATTAACCTTCACAATGTGCAATTAAACTATATGTAGCTTCAAGGGTATACAGATTGTAAAGTTTAAAAGCGGTACTCGGACACTAAATTAACTGTCAACTAAAATGGTTCCTTGTTCTCCATAATACCCAGTATAAGCTTATTTTGATTGTTTGGCTCCTTGTTTGTAGCTATGAGGGTCCGGAGCTGGAGATGTGGTCTCTTGGTGTATTGCTCTACACTCTGCTATTCAGTGAGAACCCTTTCTGTGGTGTGGGAGAGATCCTGCATGCCAAATTAAAGCccccattccccctctctccaggTATACTGCCGTTTCATATTTATTGACTCTCACACAGAAAAATGTGCCTTTCAGTTACCAAAAACAATTTTTGTATACCACTCTGAGCTTAAATTTCCCTATTTATACTCGCAGACCTGCATGATGTGTTGTGTGGGCTGCTGCACCCTGATCCTGCTCAGAGACTGACTCTGGACCAGCTACTGCTGCAGTCCTGGATCAGCCAGCCCATTTCCCTGGCAGAGTACAGCTGGACAGAGGTTGTTCCTGCAACTAACACCTACCGTGAGTACCCTTTAACACTAGAGTTAGAATAACAATGGCCAGTCATGTTTTCCAGTTCAGATATGTCAGGGCTCCACCTGTAATGAAATATCACttgctttattttttgcaatattTGTAAATGAATCAATTAAAATCCAAATTACAATGCTAAATGTATCCCCACCTTTTCCACCTTGTTTTAACAAGCTGCTAACTCACCTAAAGTGAGTATAAGCTTTGTTTTGACAGCTGCTGGTGGCTTTGgtctacagtatgtgtttttgAATTGGACATCAAAAACCTGTAAGGTCAACTTTGAAAGAGCATGAAATGGCAACTGGCTGTGCTGGTTTTGTTTGGCTTAATTTTAGAGTTTGTAAAAAAAGGATCCCACCCTTTTCTTTGCATATATGTTACCATAGAGAATATCTAcaatctgtatttaaaaaatataaaatgatatGCAGAGACAGCTTATGTACTCTGGACCCTCTCATCTTTTCACAGGCTCACCACAGCACGAGTCCAGTCCTAAAGCGTTTGTCAGACAAGGCTTGTTCCCGGATGAACATGATGAGACTCTTCCTGATGACGAGGAAGATGACGATGACAGGTTGTCAATGGTTGCCCTGGAAACAGAGCTTCAGAAGTACCTCCATGAAGATTAAAGACTGAATTTAAAGGGAATGGAGGCCAAGCACCCATCCAACATTTGGTATCATGAAGTagcctacccccccccccttttttttttttcttttatctattttatttgtttttttggatttaTGTAAAATTGAAAGCATTAAAAATTGTTGTACATGATCACAGGGATCCAGCTTTACCACTAAACCACATAAGTGAGCACAACCTCAAGTTGTTTATTTCAGAGAAACGACAGAAAACTTAGGTTGAAGTTGGGGGTAAttgtttaatgtctttttgttCATAATTTTAATCTTGAGTGTTTTAATTAAgaattgtaaatattttatctatttattttattatatagcAATAAATATTTGAACATAAGTGTGTTGTTACTTTTTATATGATTAAGGAGTTGCCTGTTAATCGGAACGATCAAAAGTTTGTCATGCAAACATTATAAATCGTGTACTGGAATGTACTATTTATGTAGCAAGTAAACAAAGTAAATCATTAAATAACAATGCAAGAAAGTTTCATATTgcagtttttacttttaacattttttgtgtgtggcttTTTTCATCTCATTAGATAGTGCAGGTATGAAGGGGGGAGGAAGCAGCAAAGCACTGTTTAAACTGCAGATTTTTCAATTAGATTAACTAGTATTGCTAATACGCCATGTCAACTTGAGTTAAAATACTCAAACCATAATATTCTACTATATAATTGGAGgtatattcaaatattaatACGATTGTTGTATATTTAAGCATGTGTTTCTCAGCTCATTAAAATACAAGATTGAGTTTAAAAGTAAAGTTGGATAATGTTGGCGGGGGGCACTAAAATACCCCAGTTTAAATCGACATACCATTTTAATCTGTTCATAGTCCGTTTGCTCACAAATCATAGGCCTTTTGGAGCGTAATCGTGGGAATCACATGTTTAAAAACCCATTGATATTAAACGAACTGTTCTTATTAAACGGCACTAAAATGTCTTGTCTCCTCTTTGGCAAATCCATCAGTAATGGTTAGTGTCAGTCTGAAGACATATTAAAATGTCTGATGTTCACTTTTGACTGTGCGCCCACAGCGTTACTTCTCGTCAAGCAAGAAGAACATAGCGGAACCATTTTACTGTACCCGCTGTTGCGAATGAATGACGGTAGTATATGTACGACGGACAGGCATGGGTACCCAAGTAGCTGCACGCAAGGTAAATCAGAATGCTACTATACCTGACAATTTTACTTATAATATAGTTATGTTGTAGAACGTTTGATTGAATAAGCCACATACTTACACATACTACACATATACAAAAAACTCGAAGAAACCACTGACACTCCAAACCTTTCCGCTATAATATAACCTCCATGTTCGCTAGCATGCTAATGCTATCACAGCTGGTTTATTAGCATATGTTCTGCTAACCTCTCTTCTGTAATTGCTCTACAGCCATAACAGTGTTCTGTTCTGATTGTTCAACATAATTCAACCACAGGAATTAGACCAGGGGTATGACGTAACTGCTGTTTGTGTATCATAGCCATGATTGCTCTCCCACAGGTTCTTCAGCTTGCTGTGAGAAAGGTCACCTCTTCTGTAGTTAGTCCACTTCAGTTTGGGAGATGCCTCCTCCAGCCTCTAGGCACTGAGTGCAGGTTGTTGTGTTCCTCTAGCAGCCAGAGTACGTTCCATTCAACGCCACAAAGCCATGAACTCCGTCCTCTATCCAGGAAGCCAGCCACAGAGCTATCCCTACGCTCTCTGGTTGATATGGGATTCACAGACTCTCAGGCAGAGCACATCAATGATGCCATGTCCAAACTCAGAGGAGGAAGTGCTACCAAACAGGCTCTGTCAACTCTCACAGCTCTGTTCGCCTTGGGCTTCAATGCTTCTAGCGTGCTGAAACTTCTGGAGAAATGTCCTGAACTCTACACTGTCAAGGAATCACAGCTTCAGCAGCGCATAGGCAACTTGCGGAAACTAGGGTTAGTTGAAGGTAAGAGCTTGATCTTTGTGCAGCACAGTTTTTCATAGCATGTTTGAAGCACTGCCTTAGGTGGATGTAGTATGCTCAATACTAATGGGGTGATTTGTATGACAATCAAACCAGAATTGTTTCATTATGTCCCTCAATAGGCAGTCTTCAGAGAGTGGTGTCCCATTACCCCCAGATCCTGACTGTGTCTGTGAAGGCAATAAAACACGTGGTGGTGTTCCTCAGGGAGAAGTGCCTGTTTACCATCCAGCAGGTCAAGGACATCCTCAGAGATAGTCCAGCCATAGTTAAGGAAGACATGGGTCAGCTGGAGTACAAGTTTCAGGTCAGTATTTCAGCTCATTCCCTGGTTCAAGCTCAGTTGTAGATCTTTGGGTTTTAGGCTGTTAATCAGCAATTTGAAGGCATAACCTTGGGCTCTGGAAAATTGTAATGGCCTAATTTCTTTTACTggtttcagacattttatagatCAGATGAATCAAAACAGAATCAGatgtcatttttaattgtaGGTCTAATTGAAATGCATGGAAGTTCAATAGTtctagagacagagagagggatgtTCTCATGGTAGACTGCAGGTTTATTGATTTCCTCAAAACTTGACCAAACATCACATCAAAGGCCACCGTAGTAGAACACAACACCCTTGCTGTTCACATAGCCACATTATGGACACTacgtatatacagtatgcatgaTGTATGTATGCACTTTTCCACTTAGTATACACAAAATCAACCTACTTGCTATGTCAGGCTTTTTTAAACTTCCTAATTAGACAGCATTTCTTCCCCCAAGGATTTCCTAATAGTTTTCCCGAGGTCTTTGTGTAGCTGTTTCACCACTTGATTAATGTTTTACCAGCTGTAAGCAGCTCGTCCATTTCCTTCGATTGGG
The sequence above is drawn from the Etheostoma spectabile isolate EspeVRDwgs_2016 chromosome 12, UIUC_Espe_1.0, whole genome shotgun sequence genome and encodes:
- the mterf4 gene encoding transcription termination factor 4, mitochondrial, with the protein product MTVVYVRRTGMGTQVAARKVLQLAVRKVTSSVVSPLQFGRCLLQPLGTECRLLCSSSSQSTFHSTPQSHELRPLSRKPATELSLRSLVDMGFTDSQAEHINDAMSKLRGGSATKQALSTLTALFALGFNASSVLKLLEKCPELYTVKESQLQQRIGNLRKLGLVEGSLQRVVSHYPQILTVSVKAIKHVVVFLREKCLFTIQQVKDILRDSPAIVKEDMGQLEYKFQYVYFRMGVKQQEMVKSRLFRFTLDEVRCRHCFLERRGLYQTPDKKGQTLILNPKLDSILSVDQDTFLAHVANASTEEYDVFKRLMAREWREEQQQQGSIEVDSNDDDDDDDDDDDDYDYMDEEEEETRGKSGYRKRSKK